In Geopsychrobacter electrodiphilus DSM 16401, a single window of DNA contains:
- the nadD gene encoding nicotinate-nucleotide adenylyltransferase — translation MKIGIFGGTFNPIHNGHLLVAREIYQAGELDQIWFMPACLPPHKNLAAQVSFADRLAMVRAAIEPCPEFVACDLEGRRGGRSFSVKTLQELRQLYPADEFTFIMGLDSFAEIGLWRSYEQLFDLCHILVAARPGFAGDLQELLPVAMADRFCYDADALKLCGKSGFSVQLVRQTAADISSTEIRNRIAAGQLVDEWICPAVATYIHQHKLYRHSPAG, via the coding sequence ATGAAAATCGGAATCTTCGGCGGTACCTTTAATCCGATCCATAACGGGCATCTGCTTGTGGCTCGGGAGATTTATCAGGCAGGCGAACTGGATCAGATCTGGTTTATGCCGGCCTGTCTGCCGCCGCATAAAAACTTGGCCGCTCAGGTCTCTTTTGCGGACCGTCTGGCGATGGTCAGGGCGGCGATTGAACCCTGTCCCGAATTTGTCGCCTGTGATCTCGAGGGCCGCAGGGGCGGGCGGAGTTTCTCGGTTAAAACTCTTCAGGAGTTGCGGCAGTTGTATCCGGCCGATGAATTCACGTTTATCATGGGACTCGATTCTTTTGCCGAGATTGGCCTGTGGCGATCCTATGAGCAACTCTTTGATCTCTGTCACATTCTGGTTGCTGCTCGACCAGGTTTTGCCGGGGATCTGCAGGAGCTGCTTCCGGTTGCGATGGCAGACCGCTTCTGCTATGATGCCGACGCTTTAAAACTCTGCGGTAAATCGGGCTTTTCGGTCCAGCTGGTCAGGCAGACAGCAGCCGATATCTCGTCGACCGAAATTCGCAATCGGATCGCTGCTGGTCAGTTGGTCGACGAGTGGATTTGTCCAGCGGTTGCCACTTATATTCATCAACACAAACTCTACCGGCATTCACCTGCCGGGTGA
- a CDS encoding TraR/DksA family transcriptional regulator: MDPEQIEQARERLLIMREDLLDDAARAYAESQTLGKDGVPDIGDMSSNSYTQEVLMSLSNAQRRSAADIDAALERLDSGVYGLCARCEEEIPARRMEVRPFSRYCVECKSEVEKYGE, from the coding sequence ATGGATCCGGAACAAATAGAACAGGCCCGCGAGCGGCTGCTGATAATGCGTGAAGACTTGCTTGATGATGCAGCTCGGGCTTATGCTGAATCTCAGACTCTCGGCAAAGACGGCGTACCCGATATCGGTGATATGTCATCCAATAGTTATACTCAAGAAGTCCTGATGAGTCTCAGCAATGCCCAGCGTCGTTCGGCTGCTGATATAGATGCGGCTCTTGAACGACTCGACTCCGGGGTCTACGGGCTTTGTGCACGCTGCGAAGAAGAAATTCCGGCGCGGCGCATGGAAGTCCGTCCCTTTTCCCGTTATTGTGTAGAGTGCAAATCAGAGGTTGAAAAGTACGGCGAGTAA
- a CDS encoding tetratricopeptide repeat protein, translating into MILIALFMFVFVLFALFFLYFWGINPGDMTVFIAADHSYTFPTPIFLIAAVLVGLLLGNGLHVFSLFGRSVSSWRGSRRLKKNEETLNIYRKGVGRLLSGDLKKAQVFLQKALERDRKRVDVHMALANVAEQEGNNPKAIDLLLKARDLEPQSLEVLFKLASVYRAAGRTEDAMETYRSLLTTDGENRKALRALRDLLIEVQDWDEALALQKRVIKAASAGSKAAAEKVLMLQLRYEVALRDLTKGSIDQAISTLEELTREKAVSTPARVSLGDAQLKKGHIDKAAEVYQAGYLTEKRSVFLARLEHCYMQAEDPSALLSFYRKQLLINSDDLLMRLYFGRFCLRIEMVDEAIDQLHAVESSGVDFPQLHLLLAEANRRRKQIDEAIKEYRLALKVDNHLSLGYVCESCGAESSQWLSRCQTCGTFDTLGLQERQELQKARPQLQKAIPHGQREA; encoded by the coding sequence ATGATCCTAATTGCCCTGTTTATGTTCGTTTTTGTCCTTTTTGCACTGTTTTTCCTCTATTTCTGGGGGATCAACCCTGGGGACATGACAGTCTTCATTGCCGCCGACCATAGTTATACCTTCCCCACCCCGATATTTTTGATTGCCGCTGTTCTGGTGGGTCTGCTGCTTGGTAACGGGCTGCATGTCTTCAGCCTGTTCGGGCGTTCGGTCTCAAGCTGGCGCGGTTCCCGGCGCCTGAAAAAGAATGAAGAGACCCTGAATATCTATCGTAAGGGGGTCGGGCGTCTTCTCTCCGGTGATTTAAAGAAGGCCCAGGTCTTTCTGCAAAAAGCTCTGGAGCGCGATCGCAAGCGGGTCGATGTCCATATGGCGCTGGCCAATGTTGCCGAGCAGGAAGGGAACAACCCCAAGGCGATCGATCTGCTGCTGAAGGCGCGTGATCTCGAGCCCCAGAGTCTCGAGGTGCTGTTTAAACTGGCGTCCGTTTATCGTGCTGCCGGGCGAACTGAAGATGCCATGGAGACTTATCGCAGTCTGTTGACGACGGACGGTGAAAACCGGAAGGCCCTGCGCGCCCTGCGAGATCTGCTGATCGAAGTTCAAGACTGGGATGAAGCCCTGGCACTCCAAAAGCGCGTGATCAAAGCCGCTTCCGCCGGGAGCAAGGCCGCTGCAGAAAAAGTACTGATGCTGCAGTTGCGCTATGAGGTCGCTTTGCGTGACCTGACAAAAGGTTCAATTGATCAAGCGATTTCCACTCTGGAGGAGTTGACGCGTGAAAAGGCGGTGTCTACCCCGGCGCGTGTCTCTCTGGGGGATGCACAATTGAAAAAAGGGCATATCGATAAAGCCGCAGAAGTTTATCAGGCCGGATACCTTACCGAAAAACGCAGCGTATTTCTGGCCCGTCTCGAACATTGTTACATGCAGGCCGAAGACCCATCGGCTCTCCTCAGCTTTTATCGTAAACAACTGTTGATAAACAGCGATGATCTTTTGATGCGGCTCTATTTCGGACGTTTTTGTTTGCGGATTGAGATGGTCGACGAGGCGATTGATCAGTTGCATGCCGTCGAAAGCTCTGGCGTTGATTTCCCGCAACTCCACCTGTTGCTTGCCGAAGCCAACCGCCGCCGGAAGCAGATCGATGAAGCGATTAAGGAGTACCGTCTGGCCCTCAAGGTCGATAATCATCTGAGTCTGGGTTACGTCTGCGAAAGTTGCGGAGCGGAAAGTTCTCAGTGGCTGAGTCGTTGTCAAACTTGTGGTACCTTCGATACCCTGGGGCTCCAGGAGCGGCAAGAGCTTCAGAAAGCACGGCCGCAATTGCAAAAGGCCATCCCTCATGGCCAACGTGAGGCCTGA
- the rlmH gene encoding 23S rRNA (pseudouridine(1915)-N(3))-methyltransferase RlmH encodes MKFRLVCVGRLSEDWLKRGAADYLTRFQRHYSIEIIELKEEQGQTRDIPGLVRREGVRILERIAPEAVVIVLDERGKQLGSMQLAERLQQEMLHGGRDWTLVIGGPYGLDLAVRERADLLLSLSKMTLTHQMARLLLLEQLYRSGTIIRNEPYHNR; translated from the coding sequence ATGAAATTCCGCCTGGTCTGCGTCGGTCGCCTGTCTGAGGATTGGCTTAAACGCGGGGCAGCAGACTACCTGACGCGTTTTCAGCGACATTACTCCATCGAGATTATTGAGCTGAAGGAAGAACAGGGCCAGACCAGGGATATTCCCGGCCTCGTGCGACGCGAGGGGGTGAGAATTCTCGAACGCATAGCGCCAGAAGCGGTGGTGATTGTGCTGGATGAACGGGGAAAGCAGCTCGGTTCGATGCAGCTTGCAGAACGTCTACAACAGGAGATGCTGCACGGAGGGCGCGACTGGACCCTGGTGATCGGCGGACCTTACGGGCTTGATCTTGCGGTGCGCGAGCGTGCTGATCTGTTGCTCTCTCTGTCGAAAATGACTCTAACCCATCAGATGGCGCGTCTGCTGCTGCTGGAGCAACTCTATCGCAGCGGGACAATCATTCGTAATGAGCCGTATCACAACCGTTAA
- a CDS encoding glutamate-5-semialdehyde dehydrogenase, translated as MSISDEMLRLAQQAREASRIIATLSSGVKNALLLTMAARLEQQASQLKQANLLDLQAGRDKGMAAAMLDRLELSDKVIKSMADGLREVAALPDPVGEVTGMWLRPNGIQVGRQRIPLGVIGIIYESRPNVTADAAGLCLKSGNAVILRGGSEAIHSNRAIGEVLQTAIIESGLPAAALQVVTTSDRNAVTELLKLEEQIDLIIPRGGEGLIRFVSEHSRIPVIKHYKGVCHTYVDAGADFEMAERICLNEKVQRPGVCNALETLLVHRDAAPVFLPQIAVAMGKAGVELRGCASACQLVPSMTPATEEDWPAEYLDLILAVKVVDDFEGARDHINRYCSLHTETIVTRDYATAQRFLREINSSVVMVNASSRFSDGGQLGLGAEIGISTSKLHSFGPMGLEDLTTRKFIVLGDGQIRE; from the coding sequence ATGAGCATTTCTGACGAGATGTTGCGCCTGGCACAGCAGGCGCGTGAGGCCTCGCGCATTATCGCGACCCTCTCTTCCGGGGTAAAAAATGCCCTATTGTTGACCATGGCCGCGCGCTTAGAGCAGCAGGCGAGTCAACTTAAACAGGCGAATCTTCTCGACCTGCAGGCGGGGCGTGACAAGGGGATGGCCGCGGCCATGCTGGATCGTCTCGAGCTGTCTGACAAGGTGATCAAGTCGATGGCGGATGGCCTGCGCGAAGTGGCGGCCTTGCCTGATCCGGTCGGCGAAGTGACAGGCATGTGGCTGCGTCCCAACGGTATCCAGGTTGGACGGCAGCGGATTCCGCTGGGTGTGATCGGGATAATTTATGAGTCCCGTCCCAATGTGACCGCTGATGCTGCCGGACTCTGCCTGAAGAGCGGCAACGCGGTGATTTTGCGAGGCGGGTCGGAGGCGATTCACTCCAACCGCGCCATTGGTGAGGTTTTGCAGACCGCGATTATTGAGTCCGGACTGCCGGCGGCGGCGTTGCAGGTCGTGACGACCAGCGATCGCAACGCGGTCACGGAGCTGTTGAAGCTCGAAGAACAGATCGACCTGATCATCCCGCGCGGCGGCGAAGGGCTGATTCGTTTTGTCAGCGAGCATTCGCGCATTCCGGTGATCAAGCACTATAAAGGGGTCTGCCATACTTATGTGGACGCCGGTGCTGATTTTGAGATGGCCGAGAGGATCTGTCTGAATGAAAAGGTTCAGCGCCCGGGGGTGTGTAACGCTCTTGAGACCCTGTTGGTCCATCGTGACGCCGCGCCGGTTTTTCTGCCGCAGATCGCCGTCGCCATGGGGAAGGCGGGGGTCGAACTGCGCGGCTGCGCAAGCGCATGTCAGTTGGTGCCGAGTATGACCCCGGCGACCGAGGAGGACTGGCCGGCCGAGTACCTCGACCTGATCCTGGCGGTTAAGGTTGTTGATGATTTTGAGGGCGCGCGTGATCATATTAATCGTTACTGTTCGCTGCACACCGAAACGATTGTCACACGCGACTACGCCACCGCGCAACGCTTTCTGCGCGAGATCAACTCGAGTGTGGTGATGGTGAATGCCTCGTCACGCTTCTCGGATGGCGGGCAGTTGGGGCTGGGGGCCGAGATCGGTATCTCAACCTCCAAGCTTCACTCCTTCGGGCCGATGGGGTTAGAAGATCTGACCACTCGCAAGTTCATCGTGCTGGGTGATGGCCAGATTCGCGAATAG
- the proB gene encoding glutamate 5-kinase — protein sequence MHMKDARPQILQQLKRVVIKVGSGVISTAEGLDAAMVARLAGEVSDLCERGIEVILVSSGAVAAGRSALGIEGRPKTIPQKQAAAAIGQPRIMRAYKEIFRQRNRVVAQVLLTRDDLSNRRRYLNAHNTLETLLEYGVTPIVNENDTVVVEEIRFGDNDNLSAMVACLMEADLLVVLSDVDGFYTGDPGCDPGARLLPLIERITPEIEAMAGTSRGTMGTGGMQTKLQAAQKAGLAGVPTLIVNGREPDIFKKVIQGEELGSLFLPQTSKLNARKRWLALSMQPSGRILLDAGAVRAVVGSGKSLLPSGITSVDGEFERGDAVHICDQLDVPFAIGVANYNRAELEQIKGHRCAEIEEILGYQYRDEAVYRDNLVLLRDTA from the coding sequence ATGCATATGAAAGATGCTCGACCGCAGATTCTGCAACAACTTAAGCGGGTGGTCATCAAGGTCGGTAGCGGGGTCATTTCGACGGCTGAAGGCCTTGACGCGGCAATGGTCGCCCGGCTGGCCGGGGAGGTTAGTGATCTCTGTGAGCGAGGGATCGAGGTGATTCTGGTTTCATCGGGCGCGGTGGCGGCGGGGCGGAGTGCCCTCGGGATTGAGGGCCGACCGAAGACCATTCCTCAAAAACAGGCGGCTGCGGCAATTGGCCAACCGCGCATTATGCGGGCCTACAAAGAAATTTTTCGCCAGCGTAATCGGGTTGTTGCTCAGGTCTTGCTGACTCGCGATGATCTGTCAAACAGGCGGCGCTATCTGAATGCGCATAATACCCTTGAAACGCTATTGGAATATGGCGTCACGCCCATCGTTAACGAAAATGACACGGTCGTGGTCGAAGAGATCCGCTTTGGCGATAACGACAATCTGTCCGCCATGGTCGCCTGTCTGATGGAAGCCGATCTTTTAGTGGTGCTCTCGGATGTCGACGGTTTTTATACAGGTGACCCTGGCTGCGATCCTGGGGCCAGGCTTCTGCCCCTGATCGAACGCATTACGCCTGAGATCGAAGCGATGGCGGGTACCTCGCGGGGTACAATGGGTACGGGAGGAATGCAAACTAAACTTCAGGCGGCACAAAAAGCCGGGTTGGCCGGGGTTCCGACCCTGATTGTCAATGGCCGGGAGCCGGACATCTTTAAGAAGGTCATTCAGGGCGAGGAGCTTGGCAGCCTCTTTTTGCCACAGACGTCTAAATTGAACGCGCGCAAACGCTGGCTGGCTTTATCGATGCAGCCGAGCGGCCGGATATTGCTGGATGCCGGGGCGGTCAGGGCGGTTGTTGGTTCAGGCAAAAGCCTGCTCCCTTCCGGGATCACCAGCGTTGACGGTGAATTTGAGCGCGGCGACGCTGTGCATATCTGCGATCAGCTTGATGTTCCGTTTGCGATCGGCGTGGCCAATTATAACCGCGCCGAACTGGAGCAGATCAAAGGGCATCGTTGCGCCGAGATTGAGGAGATCCTGGGGTATCAATATCGGGATGAGGCGGTTTACCGCGACAACCTGGTCCTGCTTCGTGACACGGCATAG
- the gpmI gene encoding 2,3-bisphosphoglycerate-independent phosphoglycerate mutase, whose product MMILDGWGLNPSCEANAVCLAQTPNLDRLQADFATSTLGTSGLNVGLPAGQMGNSEVGHLNIGAGRIIYQELTRISRAIDDGSFFDNPVLVQLCRRLAASGGTLHLLGLLSDGGVHSHNSHLYALLRLARQTRVREVCVHVILDGRDTPPRSGIDYLAALEKELIAVGIGRVATISGRYWAMDRDQRWDRVERSYLALTESVGQTAASSAEAIAAAYAAGQGDEFVEPWIIDGGGEVADGDGVIFFNFRADRAREMTRALTATNFSGFERREKVKLEGYVCLTEYDENFNLPVAFSSATPQKILGEVVASAGLKQLRIAETEKYAHVTFFFNGGIETPFAGEERVLIPSPKDVATYDLKPEMSAAEVTAELLSRIDSAAYDLIVVNYANCDMVGHTGVLDAAIKAVETVDACVGQVVERVLAAGGALLISADHGNCEQMRDAEGGPFTAHTCNPVPLIFVDLKRECSLRSGILADLAPTLLELLNIPVPHEMAGTSLLVR is encoded by the coding sequence ATGATGATTCTCGACGGCTGGGGTCTCAACCCCAGTTGCGAGGCCAATGCGGTCTGTCTGGCCCAGACCCCGAATCTCGATCGCCTCCAGGCTGATTTTGCAACCAGCACCCTTGGTACTTCTGGTCTGAATGTCGGCCTGCCGGCCGGACAGATGGGGAATTCAGAGGTCGGACATCTCAATATTGGTGCCGGTCGCATCATCTATCAGGAGTTGACCCGGATCAGTCGTGCGATTGATGATGGGTCCTTCTTCGATAACCCTGTCCTGGTTCAGCTGTGTCGTCGTCTGGCCGCCTCGGGAGGAACCTTGCACCTGCTGGGGTTGCTTTCTGATGGGGGTGTCCATTCGCATAACAGCCACCTCTATGCGCTCTTGCGCCTGGCGCGTCAGACCCGGGTGAGGGAGGTCTGTGTTCACGTTATCCTGGACGGACGTGACACCCCGCCGCGTAGCGGGATTGATTATCTTGCTGCTTTGGAAAAAGAGCTGATCGCGGTTGGCATTGGACGTGTCGCTACGATCAGCGGTCGATACTGGGCGATGGACCGTGACCAGCGCTGGGATCGTGTGGAGCGCAGTTATTTGGCGTTGACTGAGAGTGTCGGTCAGACTGCCGCGAGCTCTGCGGAAGCCATAGCTGCTGCCTATGCCGCTGGTCAGGGCGATGAATTTGTCGAACCCTGGATTATTGATGGGGGCGGTGAGGTTGCAGATGGCGACGGGGTTATTTTTTTCAATTTTCGTGCGGACCGTGCGCGCGAGATGACGCGCGCTTTGACTGCTACGAATTTCAGCGGTTTTGAGCGGCGGGAGAAAGTAAAACTAGAAGGATACGTGTGTCTGACAGAGTATGACGAGAACTTCAACCTCCCGGTCGCCTTTTCTTCGGCAACACCACAGAAAATTCTGGGCGAGGTGGTCGCTTCCGCCGGACTCAAACAGTTGCGCATTGCTGAAACTGAAAAATACGCTCATGTCACCTTCTTTTTTAATGGCGGAATCGAAACACCCTTCGCCGGGGAAGAACGGGTGCTGATTCCCTCTCCCAAAGACGTCGCGACCTACGATCTGAAACCCGAGATGAGCGCGGCTGAAGTGACGGCCGAACTCCTTTCGCGGATTGATTCTGCGGCATACGATCTGATCGTGGTGAACTACGCAAATTGCGATATGGTCGGTCATACCGGGGTGCTGGATGCCGCCATAAAAGCCGTTGAAACGGTGGATGCATGTGTGGGGCAGGTTGTTGAGCGGGTTTTGGCCGCGGGGGGGGCATTGTTGATCAGCGCCGATCATGGTAACTGCGAACAGATGCGCGATGCAGAGGGTGGGCCTTTCACCGCCCACACCTGTAATCCGGTCCCGCTGATCTTCGTTGATCTGAAGCGGGAGTGTTCTTTACGTAGCGGCATTCTCGCCGATCTCGCTCCGACCCTCCTCGAATTATTGAACATACCTGTCCCGCATGAGATGGCCGGCACGAGTCTGCTGGTCAGGTAA
- a CDS encoding ferritin-like domain-containing protein, translating into MSDVQNALKRSVQTEKNAMNYYQIAAKHMKDVGAIKTFELLAREERDHAKQFFDSYDGDDMPSFEDFINAPPENESDWLSDLEKAIASGLNERKAMELALEKEKKLEESLREMAGKVSDPKVAAVFEANAKSTHNHYVIIESEFARLMGMVHETDIDTFVRE; encoded by the coding sequence ATGTCAGATGTACAAAATGCATTGAAGCGCTCGGTTCAAACCGAGAAAAATGCCATGAACTATTATCAGATCGCCGCCAAGCACATGAAAGACGTTGGTGCGATCAAGACCTTTGAACTGCTGGCCCGTGAAGAGCGCGACCATGCCAAGCAATTCTTTGATAGCTATGATGGCGATGATATGCCGAGCTTTGAAGATTTCATCAATGCCCCCCCGGAGAATGAGTCCGATTGGTTGTCTGATCTTGAAAAGGCCATTGCCAGCGGCCTGAACGAGCGCAAGGCGATGGAGTTGGCTCTTGAGAAAGAGAAGAAGCTTGAGGAGAGCCTGCGCGAAATGGCCGGCAAAGTTTCTGACCCGAAAGTTGCGGCTGTTTTTGAGGCCAATGCCAAGTCGACCCACAACCATTATGTGATTATTGAGTCAGAATTTGCACGTCTGATGGGAATGGTTCACGAAACCGATATCGATACCTTCGTTCGCGAATAA
- a CDS encoding ferritin — protein sequence MLSKKLQDAINEQIAFEISSALIYKAMQAYFEHEDLPGFANWMDVQYQEELFHANRFFTYVCDAGGLAAMLPFEGARNDYESPLEAFRVTLDHEQQVTARIGKLMDLAREQGDHAAQIMLQWFITEQVEEEASAGLIIRKLERVEGDGRGLLMLDQELAQRVYTPPAGA from the coding sequence ATGCTTAGTAAAAAGCTACAGGATGCGATTAACGAGCAGATTGCTTTTGAAATCTCCTCCGCACTCATCTACAAGGCAATGCAGGCATATTTTGAACATGAAGATCTTCCCGGTTTTGCCAACTGGATGGACGTGCAGTATCAGGAAGAACTTTTTCATGCAAACCGCTTCTTCACCTATGTCTGCGATGCTGGTGGCCTTGCCGCGATGCTCCCATTTGAAGGCGCTCGCAATGATTATGAGTCGCCGCTTGAGGCGTTCCGGGTTACCCTTGATCATGAGCAGCAAGTCACGGCTCGCATCGGCAAACTGATGGACCTGGCCCGTGAGCAGGGTGATCATGCAGCGCAAATCATGCTGCAATGGTTCATTACCGAGCAGGTAGAAGAGGAAGCCTCTGCCGGCCTGATCATTCGTAAACTTGAAAGGGTTGAAGGCGACGGCCGCGGGCTGTTGATGCTTGATCAGGAATTGGCACAACGTGTTTATACTCCGCCTGCCGGCGCGTAA
- the rsfS gene encoding ribosome silencing factor codes for MNTQENCLKAVAFALEKKAYDLQLLKVREISSLTDFLLIASGRSDRQVSAIAESIRLGLKELGVTPLATEGVDEGRWALLDYGDFMVHVFQPAVRTFYDLEGLWTEAPHVALADSGQA; via the coding sequence TTGAACACGCAAGAGAATTGTTTAAAGGCTGTGGCGTTCGCTCTCGAAAAGAAGGCCTATGATCTGCAGTTGCTGAAAGTCCGGGAAATCTCCTCATTGACTGATTTTCTGCTCATCGCTTCAGGGCGTTCGGACCGTCAGGTTTCAGCAATCGCTGAATCGATCCGTCTTGGCCTGAAAGAGCTGGGAGTTACCCCCCTCGCAACCGAAGGGGTGGATGAAGGTCGTTGGGCGCTCCTCGATTACGGTGACTTTATGGTCCATGTCTTTCAGCCTGCGGTGCGCACCTTTTATGATCTTGAAGGTCTTTGGACTGAAGCCCCTCATGTTGCCCTGGCAGATTCCGGACAGGCATGA
- a CDS encoding ComF family protein: protein MVGQQISGLVDLLFPPVCPICRVLLRGASSPFCLSCVSNISPLPAGRCSRCALPFVSENSSAHLCAECCRKPPCFSQVSAAGLYAGSLKTALQRFKYSGAIDLDRPLVSLLLPRVSSVDRDDIIVPVPMHVSRLRQRGYNQSLLLAKMLAFKLRRPLCSQVLQRIKDNPPQQGLGARQRALNLGGAFVSPRRLDGRGILLVDDVMTTGATIRACAQALMVAGSGQVRVAVIARAPRH from the coding sequence ATGGTCGGCCAACAAATAAGCGGATTGGTTGATCTGCTGTTCCCCCCGGTCTGCCCCATCTGTAGAGTTCTGTTGCGGGGTGCTTCTTCACCCTTTTGTCTCAGTTGTGTATCCAATATCTCCCCCTTGCCGGCCGGGCGTTGCAGTCGGTGTGCACTCCCCTTTGTCTCTGAAAACAGCAGCGCCCACCTTTGTGCTGAGTGTTGCCGCAAGCCCCCGTGCTTCTCTCAGGTCTCCGCTGCAGGGCTTTATGCCGGGAGTCTGAAAACAGCGTTGCAACGGTTTAAATATTCGGGAGCCATCGATCTTGATCGCCCTCTGGTCAGCCTGCTGTTGCCCCGGGTCTCCAGCGTCGATCGGGATGACATTATTGTCCCGGTCCCCATGCACGTCTCGCGCTTGCGACAACGAGGATATAACCAGTCGCTGTTGCTCGCAAAAATGCTGGCGTTTAAATTGCGAAGGCCCTTATGTTCCCAGGTTTTACAGCGAATTAAAGATAATCCGCCGCAACAGGGTCTCGGAGCTCGTCAGCGTGCGCTAAACTTGGGCGGCGCCTTCGTTTCACCCCGCAGGCTTGATGGCCGCGGGATTCTGTTGGTCGACGATGTGATGACTACGGGTGCAACCATCAGGGCCTGCGCACAGGCGCTGATGGTTGCCGGTTCCGGGCAGGTAAGGGTTGCTGTGATTGCCCGCGCGCCAAGACACTGA
- a CDS encoding ATP-binding protein — protein sequence MDSLAKRFFEVYPLDKLLQTIPTGLFMVNPDMSIVYWNVEAERITGFLATDVVGKHCSFLEGIPCGTKCGLFDPGIPKPLRGISCSIRHKDGRRIDLSKNLDLLYTEKGDLLGGIESFVDITQLKQLQQNLKAEVDERTVELGQEQRNLRAVLDGMLDLAYICTEDFEVSFMNRAMQELLGEARGRKCYEVMHGLPRVCDDCPLPLVKQGEIVRQERRLPMSNRTYEIIHSPLYQADGRVRKLGVCRDITERLQTEIRLKHANAELDAFVSTVSHDLRSPLTPLIGFSEFLIEQYGPNLDATAVSCLHEIESTGRRMQALLEDLLTLARVGEVSRPIKPVSINRVLEEVRQELAVQILRKKACIEIGELPEVRVPESLLVDLFRNLLRNALAYAVGQDPRIEIEGERLPGRIQVRVIDHGPGVVSEEQDLIFEPFQRGAEGIHAPGTGVGLATVRKIARLYRGKVHVEKTEGGGATFVVEFFDEPEA from the coding sequence ATGGACAGCCTGGCCAAACGTTTCTTCGAAGTCTATCCGCTTGACAAGCTGCTGCAGACCATTCCGACCGGACTGTTCATGGTTAACCCCGACATGTCAATTGTCTACTGGAATGTCGAAGCCGAGCGGATTACCGGTTTTCTTGCGACTGATGTGGTCGGCAAGCATTGTTCTTTTCTCGAGGGGATTCCCTGCGGCACAAAATGTGGACTGTTCGATCCCGGCATTCCCAAGCCTCTCAGGGGGATTAGCTGCTCAATCCGCCACAAGGATGGGCGCCGCATTGATCTGAGCAAAAACCTTGACCTGCTCTATACCGAAAAGGGCGATCTCCTCGGGGGGATCGAGTCTTTCGTCGACATTACCCAGCTGAAGCAGCTTCAGCAAAACCTCAAGGCCGAGGTCGACGAACGTACGGTTGAGCTAGGGCAGGAACAGCGAAATTTGCGTGCTGTCCTCGATGGCATGCTGGATCTGGCGTATATCTGTACCGAAGATTTTGAGGTCAGTTTCATGAATCGGGCAATGCAGGAACTGCTGGGTGAGGCCCGAGGGCGCAAGTGTTACGAGGTGATGCATGGTCTGCCACGCGTCTGTGACGACTGCCCTTTGCCTCTGGTCAAGCAAGGGGAGATCGTCCGGCAGGAACGCAGGCTTCCCATGTCGAATCGAACCTACGAAATTATCCATTCCCCGTTGTATCAAGCCGATGGAAGGGTACGTAAGCTGGGGGTCTGTCGTGATATTACCGAGCGTTTGCAAACTGAAATACGCTTGAAACACGCAAACGCCGAATTAGATGCTTTTGTCTCGACCGTTTCCCATGATCTGCGTTCTCCCCTGACGCCACTGATCGGTTTCTCCGAGTTTTTAATTGAGCAGTATGGACCAAATCTTGATGCAACCGCAGTCAGTTGCCTGCATGAAATTGAATCGACCGGGCGCCGCATGCAGGCGCTGCTCGAAGACTTGCTGACGCTGGCGCGCGTCGGGGAGGTGTCTCGCCCGATAAAGCCGGTGTCGATCAACCGGGTGCTGGAAGAGGTGCGACAGGAGCTGGCCGTCCAGATTCTGCGCAAAAAGGCCTGCATTGAGATTGGGGAATTGCCCGAAGTGCGGGTTCCTGAGAGCCTGCTGGTTGATCTGTTCCGAAATCTGCTGCGTAATGCCCTGGCCTACGCCGTTGGTCAGGATCCCAGGATCGAGATTGAGGGGGAGAGACTCCCTGGTCGAATTCAGGTTCGTGTTATTGATCACGGTCCAGGGGTGGTGAGTGAAGAGCAAGACCTGATTTTTGAGCCGTTTCAACGGGGCGCCGAAGGGATACATGCTCCCGGGACGGGGGTCGGTCTGGCGACGGTCCGGAAAATTGCTCGTCTGTATCGCGGAAAGGTTCACGTCGAAAAGACCGAGGGTGGTGGCGCGACTTTTGTCGTTGAATTTTTTGATGAGCCTGAGGCTTAA